In Stomoxys calcitrans chromosome 2, idStoCalc2.1, whole genome shotgun sequence, the following proteins share a genomic window:
- the LOC106087294 gene encoding small ribosomal subunit protein uS3 has product MSLTISKKRKFVADGMFKAELNEFLTRELAEDGYSGVEVRVTPARTEIIIMATKTQQVLGEKGRRIRELTAMVQKRFNFEPGRIELYAEKVATRGLCAIAQAESLRYKLTGGLAVRRACYGVLRFIMESGAKGCEVVVSGKLRGQRAKSMKFVDGLMIHSGDPCNDYVETATRHVLLRQGVLGIKVKIMLPYDPKNKIGPKKPLPDNVSVVEPKEEKIYETPETEYKMPVAARVPIGDEAAAH; this is encoded by the exons ATGAGCctcacaatttcaaaaaaacgCAAG TTTGTTGCCGATGGCATGTTTAAAGCTGAATTGAACGAGTTCTTGACTCGTGAGCTCGCTGAGGATGGTTACTCTGGTGTTGAGGTGCGTGTTACTCCTGCCCGTACCGAAATCATCATCATGGCCACCAAGACCCAACAGGTTTTGGGTGAGAAGGGTCGCCGCATTCGTGAACTGACCGCCATGGTACAAAAGCGTTTCAACTTCGAACCTGGCCGTATTGAATTGTACGCTGAAAAGGTCGCCACCCGTGGTTTATGCGCCATCGCTCAAGCTGAATCCCTCCGCTACAAGTTGACCGGTGGTTTGGCTGTCCGTCGTGCCTGCTACGGTGTTTTGCGTTTCATCATGGAGTCTGGCGCCAAGGGCTGTGAAGTTGTTGTGTCCGGCAAATTGCGTGGTCAACGTGCTAAATCCATGAAATTCGTCGATGGTCTTATGATTCACTCTGGTGATCCATGCAACGATTATGTTGAAACAGCTACCCGTCACGTATTGTTGCGTCAAGGTGTTTTGGGCATTAAGGTCAAGATTATGTTGCCCTATGATCCCAAGAACAAAATCGGCCCCAAGAAGCCCTTGCCCGACAATGTTTCCGTTGTTGAGCCTAAAGAAGAGAAGATTTACGAAACACCTGAGACGGAATACAAAATGCCCGTGGCCGCTCGTGTGCCCATTGGTGATGAAGCTGCTGCTCATTAA